From Rubripirellula reticaptiva, the proteins below share one genomic window:
- a CDS encoding leucine-rich repeat domain-containing protein, with protein MKVTIAIILASLSMFGPPQVAFSQPPISKGHWSYKNGKPESVAFDYGTELTTQDIDQLSRSVSIARITMGYAGIDCEYVTIEGDLLKLGQLKNLQEVHLCKDGINDDDLRFVTLLPKIHTLEFNADNGYDDAPICTDGCADHLSAAKTLRKLVIHDGQFTDKFVATITKRLSGLEELWLNSPDLTDESLRLLADRCKKLKTLRIASEHFTAEGLKHLDSLKYLRERSVSSPALRKERRELQRSRANSR; from the coding sequence ATGAAAGTCACCATCGCAATCATTCTGGCTTCGCTGTCGATGTTTGGGCCGCCGCAAGTAGCCTTTTCACAGCCGCCGATCTCGAAGGGGCACTGGTCGTACAAGAACGGGAAGCCGGAAAGCGTGGCGTTCGACTACGGAACGGAATTGACTACGCAAGATATCGATCAACTGTCTCGCTCTGTCAGTATCGCTCGAATCACCATGGGATACGCGGGAATAGACTGTGAATACGTCACGATTGAAGGCGATCTTCTGAAGCTGGGACAATTGAAAAACCTGCAGGAAGTTCATCTGTGCAAAGACGGCATAAATGATGATGATCTCAGATTTGTCACCTTGCTTCCCAAGATTCACACCCTCGAATTCAATGCCGACAACGGGTATGACGACGCACCGATTTGCACGGATGGCTGCGCCGATCATCTGAGTGCCGCCAAGACGCTTCGTAAATTGGTGATTCACGATGGACAATTCACCGATAAGTTCGTCGCGACAATCACGAAGCGATTGTCGGGTTTGGAGGAACTTTGGTTGAATTCGCCAGATCTGACGGACGAATCACTCCGCCTACTCGCGGATCGCTGCAAGAAATTGAAGACACTCCGGATTGCATCAGAACATTTCACTGCCGAAGGCCTCAAGCACCTCGACAGTTTGAAATACCTCAGAGAACGGTCGGTAAGCTCGCCCGCCTTGCGCAAAGAACGTCGTGAACTCCAACGGTCGCGAGCAAACAGCAGATAA